One part of the Mangrovibacillus cuniculi genome encodes these proteins:
- a CDS encoding shikimate kinase, translating to MSIVFIGFMAAGKSTVGREFAEKCGKKWIDTDEWIEDTVGMKIPDIFAKKGETFFRQKEFEALCFALEHAEVITTGGGIIETEKCREVLRKHPNVYFLQAHPSVWRERLGDAASRPNANTRSRVELIQLYIRRLPWYEECSNTIIDTTKLSLEETMQRVESKFIGLNGAV from the coding sequence ATGTCTATTGTATTTATAGGTTTTATGGCGGCTGGTAAGAGTACAGTTGGAAGAGAATTTGCTGAAAAGTGTGGAAAGAAGTGGATTGATACAGATGAATGGATTGAAGATACAGTCGGAATGAAGATCCCTGATATTTTTGCAAAAAAAGGAGAAACGTTCTTCCGCCAAAAGGAATTTGAGGCGTTATGTTTCGCATTAGAACATGCGGAGGTCATCACAACTGGTGGTGGAATTATCGAAACAGAGAAATGTAGAGAAGTGTTGCGGAAACATCCAAATGTTTACTTTCTTCAAGCCCACCCTTCTGTTTGGCGTGAAAGGTTAGGAGACGCTGCTTCAAGACCAAATGCCAATACTAGAAGTAGAGTAGAATTAATTCAATTATATATAAGACGATTACCTTGGTATGAAGAGTGTTCTAATACCATAATTGATACTACGAAACTATCGCTAGAAGAAACAATGCAGAGAGTAGAATCAAAATTTATAGGTTTGAATGGAGCTGTCTGA
- the comGF gene encoding competence type IV pilus minor pilin ComGF, translated as MEKPAIPFQFQQQTMAKLKKRVCEQINYRIVWSQKGFTLLESLLSLMLFTFIILLTTICLQWNIQKGEELYNQSYLEWEMFQHYLVDESRRALHIDTLNNQLIMTMKNGDKIKYEKYGNVIRRRVNDKGHEPVLLGINGMIVNRTQGSIELEVSYSLTFYKSIVVRGVD; from the coding sequence ATGGAGAAACCCGCTATACCATTTCAATTTCAACAGCAAACAATGGCGAAATTAAAAAAGCGTGTGTGCGAACAAATCAATTATCGAATTGTTTGGAGTCAGAAAGGATTTACGCTCCTTGAATCATTACTTTCTTTGATGCTATTTACGTTTATTATCCTACTTACAACAATCTGTCTTCAATGGAACATCCAAAAGGGGGAGGAGTTATATAATCAAAGTTACTTAGAATGGGAAATGTTTCAACATTATTTAGTAGATGAATCTAGGAGAGCACTTCATATCGATACCTTAAATAATCAATTAATCATGACAATGAAAAACGGCGATAAAATTAAATATGAAAAGTATGGAAATGTAATTCGTAGAAGAGTAAATGATAAAGGTCATGAACCAGTATTGCTCGGCATAAATGGAATGATTGTTAATAGAACTCAAGGTTCCATTGAACTAGAAGTGTCTTATTCCCTTACATTTTATAAGTCAATAGTTGTTAGAGGTGTAGATTGA
- the comGD gene encoding competence type IV pilus minor pilin ComGD has translation MQPANYKKDGGFTLIEILLVLTIIVICVIPFMAFKPSMVIKAYHTELALDKLASDIHYAQVQAITKRVYVVVDFAANTGQYDVIIQGKRTIARDYSELFQFKPQTIQRIVFYSNGSSNTLGSMLIKTNEEIYKLQVFIGKGRFEIVKQ, from the coding sequence ATGCAGCCAGCGAATTATAAGAAAGATGGTGGGTTTACCTTAATTGAAATCTTATTGGTTCTTACGATAATTGTCATATGTGTTATACCTTTTATGGCTTTTAAACCATCAATGGTTATTAAGGCATATCACACAGAGTTAGCACTAGACAAGCTAGCTTCAGATATTCATTACGCTCAGGTACAAGCTATAACAAAACGAGTTTATGTGGTGGTTGATTTTGCGGCAAACACAGGACAATATGATGTCATTATTCAAGGGAAAAGAACAATAGCGAGAGACTATTCAGAGTTATTCCAATTTAAGCCTCAAACTATACAAAGAATTGTTTTCTATTCTAATGGATCCTCCAATACGCTAGGGAGCATGCTAATAAAAACGAACGAAGAGATTTATAAATTACAAGTTTTTATAGGGAAAGGTCGGTTTGAAATTGTTAAACAGTAA
- the comGC gene encoding competence type IV pilus major pilin ComGC produces the protein MMNLNQKAFTLIEMMIVMLVITVILAITIPNIFNQRQAVESKGCDAYIRVVESQVQSYKMKYEVIPAVSNLKEVGFIQGEELKCPDGRSISIQETGQVTVDAASEL, from the coding sequence ATGATGAATTTAAATCAAAAAGCTTTTACGTTAATTGAAATGATGATTGTTATGTTGGTTATCACAGTTATATTAGCTATCACAATTCCAAATATCTTCAATCAAAGGCAAGCTGTAGAAAGCAAAGGATGTGACGCTTACATTCGTGTAGTGGAGAGTCAAGTGCAGTCGTATAAAATGAAGTATGAAGTAATCCCTGCAGTGTCTAACTTAAAGGAAGTGGGATTTATTCAAGGGGAGGAACTAAAGTGTCCCGATGGTAGAAGTATATCAATACAAGAAACTGGTCAAGTAACAGTTGATGCAGCCAGCGAATTATAA
- a CDS encoding type II secretion system F family protein — MKNNKISIKQPEFFRLFSSLRETGYTELEAVQYMETLYPSWDWLLEVKNGLKEGIALSSILKSCGFSKDVCWQVYCAETHGHMKEALTMIYHSLIEKNLYMKQMKNTLKYPILLLLFFQCLLYGMKVFIHPFFHLLQPESSSSVVQPLLETVLFIIPIFLWCLLLLPILIILVLLKVNRVSNPLPYLSSLEKFPMINYFLTPLLEHQLTREWSFFIRSGFTHIEWLSVLEHQSLHPVLRVYSIRLSRKLKHGYTLGQSVSDLPFISDNLVKVVESGEKSGTIGRDLSTYSKDQLYRLQERIQSSLKWIQPMFFTLIAICIILLYLSLILPLLAMMQQI, encoded by the coding sequence ATGAAGAATAATAAAATTTCTATAAAACAGCCTGAATTCTTTCGACTATTTAGTAGTCTACGTGAAACTGGTTACACGGAACTAGAGGCAGTGCAGTATATGGAAACACTCTATCCTAGCTGGGATTGGTTGCTAGAAGTTAAAAATGGCTTGAAAGAAGGTATTGCCTTATCCTCCATTTTAAAGTCTTGTGGTTTTTCTAAAGATGTATGTTGGCAAGTATATTGTGCAGAAACACATGGTCATATGAAAGAAGCATTAACTATGATTTACCACTCTCTCATAGAGAAGAATTTGTACATGAAACAAATGAAGAACACTTTAAAATATCCAATCCTGTTATTACTTTTCTTTCAATGTCTACTGTATGGAATGAAAGTGTTTATTCATCCTTTTTTTCATTTACTGCAGCCAGAAAGCTCATCTTCTGTAGTGCAGCCACTTTTAGAAACAGTTCTTTTTATCATTCCAATTTTTCTTTGGTGTCTTTTATTACTCCCAATTCTTATTATCCTTGTTCTCCTGAAAGTTAATCGAGTAAGTAATCCTTTACCGTACCTTTCCTCACTTGAAAAATTTCCAATGATTAATTATTTTCTAACACCTTTATTAGAGCACCAACTAACAAGAGAGTGGAGTTTTTTTATTCGCTCTGGATTTACGCATATTGAATGGTTGTCAGTTTTGGAACATCAATCCTTACATCCAGTGTTAAGGGTGTATTCAATAAGATTAAGCAGAAAACTAAAACATGGGTATACGTTGGGACAATCTGTTAGTGATCTTCCGTTTATTAGTGATAATTTAGTGAAAGTAGTTGAATCGGGTGAAAAGAGTGGGACCATTGGTCGTGATTTATCGACTTACTCCAAAGACCAACTGTACCGATTGCAAGAAAGGATACAATCATCGCTTAAATGGATACAGCCAATGTTTTTTACGTTGATTGCTATTTGTATCATATTGTTATATTTATCTCTTATTCTGCCGTTATTAGCTATGATGCAACAAATTTAG
- the comGA gene encoding competence type IV pilus ATPase ComGA — translation MSNISIEGKVNQIIQQAIALRVTDVHICPRKSSYLLQYRKTNELLFDEEIPIDVAERMVNHLKFISALDVSERRIPQSGAIQFSDLNTSLRVSTLPLTLGTESLVIRILSSDDVLHVDNLSIFPESLTILKKLMSTSNGLILLTGPTGSGKTTTMYSMMRYCVEELNRHIITIEDPVEKRDERFVQVQVNEAAGITYSTGLKAILRHDPDVIMLGEIRDRDTAMIAVRAGLSGHLVLSTLHAKNTKSAITRLKEFGIKPLEIEQAVIGITAQRLVTTNGSSIKYSKEKTILYEILSDKNLQEYLVSGNAKELLTLPHQLTNALTKGFISKEEYLRWTYEE, via the coding sequence TTGAGCAACATTTCAATTGAAGGTAAAGTTAATCAAATCATTCAACAAGCAATTGCATTGAGAGTAACAGATGTACACATTTGTCCTCGTAAATCCTCCTACCTCCTCCAATATAGGAAAACCAATGAACTATTATTTGATGAAGAGATACCAATTGATGTAGCAGAAAGAATGGTAAACCATTTAAAATTTATCTCAGCTTTGGATGTTAGTGAAAGAAGGATACCTCAAAGTGGTGCAATCCAATTTAGCGATTTGAATACTTCTCTACGTGTTTCAACTCTCCCTTTAACCCTAGGAACAGAAAGTCTAGTCATACGAATTTTATCCTCTGACGATGTACTTCATGTAGACAACTTATCTATTTTTCCAGAGTCCCTAACCATATTAAAAAAATTAATGTCAACATCGAATGGACTGATCCTGCTAACTGGTCCTACAGGAAGTGGCAAAACGACAACCATGTATAGTATGATGCGTTATTGTGTGGAAGAACTGAATAGACATATTATTACCATAGAAGATCCAGTTGAAAAAAGAGATGAGCGATTTGTACAAGTACAGGTCAATGAAGCTGCTGGTATAACTTATTCCACTGGTCTTAAAGCAATTTTACGTCATGATCCAGATGTGATAATGCTTGGTGAAATTAGAGATCGTGATACAGCAATGATAGCTGTAAGAGCGGGTTTATCTGGTCATCTAGTTTTGTCGACATTGCATGCCAAAAACACCAAAAGTGCTATTACTAGGTTAAAAGAATTTGGCATTAAACCTTTAGAAATTGAACAAGCCGTCATTGGAATTACTGCACAAAGATTAGTAACTACAAATGGTTCAAGTATAAAATATTCGAAGGAAAAGACGATTCTCTATGAAATTTTGTCTGATAAGAACCTACAAGAGTATTTAGTTTCAGGAAACGCTAAAGAGTTGTTAACCCTTCCACATCAATTAACCAATGCTTTAACAAAAGGATTTATCAGTAAAGAAGAATATTTACGTTGGACATATGAAGAATAA
- a CDS encoding Spx/MgsR family RNA polymerase-binding regulatory protein, translated as MNELIFYTYPSCTSCRKTKKWLTQNGVSYKERHLFRETPTAEEIREILSLTTEGLDEILATRSQTFKSLNLDVDTMPLSEVIELLVKEPKLLRRPILCDGKKLVVGYNPEGLRSLTNKKNSLAI; from the coding sequence ATGAATGAATTGATTTTCTATACGTACCCAAGCTGTACTTCTTGCAGAAAAACAAAAAAATGGTTAACGCAAAACGGTGTTTCGTATAAGGAACGTCATCTATTCCGTGAAACTCCAACTGCTGAAGAAATTCGTGAGATCCTCTCACTAACAACAGAAGGCTTAGATGAAATCCTCGCAACTAGAAGTCAGACATTTAAAAGTTTGAACTTAGATGTGGATACAATGCCACTATCCGAAGTAATTGAATTATTAGTGAAAGAGCCAAAACTTTTGCGTCGTCCGATTCTATGTGATGGTAAGAAGCTTGTAGTAGGTTATAATCCAGAAGGGTTACGCAGTTTAACTAATAAAAAGAATTCATTAGCGATTTAA
- a CDS encoding DUF2626 domain-containing protein, which produces MDRMYRMLGFWTAIFAVMFYLGDMYVPALLFLGQTGFFILLGYLKLSERMYIYIFGAYLTTFFVGFTYYTTFIMVPGVGH; this is translated from the coding sequence ATGGATCGCATGTATCGAATGCTTGGATTTTGGACAGCAATTTTTGCGGTTATGTTTTATTTAGGGGATATGTATGTACCTGCGCTTCTATTCTTAGGGCAAACAGGATTTTTCATCTTACTGGGGTATTTAAAACTATCAGAAAGAATGTATATCTACATATTCGGGGCATACTTAACAACATTTTTTGTTGGATTTACGTACTATACAACGTTTATTATGGTGCCTGGAGTAGGTCATTAA
- a CDS encoding MBL fold metallo-hydrolase: MKWNRVPLGPLQTNCYWIEKDQSVLLFDPGEEGARLVKHFEQQGLTVAAILLTHAHFDHIGAVDIVRERFNCPVYLHEKEKNWLTDASLNGSERFGLGKIVCKDGPSNILTKEQVMELEGITLNVLHTPGHSPGSVSFYCKELGIVIAGDTLFQQGIGRTDLYGGSMDVLMKSIHTKLLTLPEDTVVLSGHGNETTIGWEMEENPYLNGF, encoded by the coding sequence ATGAAGTGGAACCGAGTACCTCTTGGACCCTTACAAACAAATTGTTATTGGATTGAAAAAGATCAAAGCGTTCTCCTATTTGATCCAGGAGAAGAAGGAGCAAGATTAGTAAAACATTTTGAACAACAAGGGTTAACAGTAGCTGCAATATTGTTAACTCATGCCCATTTTGATCATATAGGTGCTGTTGATATAGTCAGAGAAAGATTTAATTGTCCTGTATACCTTCATGAGAAAGAGAAAAATTGGTTAACGGATGCAAGTTTAAATGGGTCAGAGCGGTTTGGATTAGGTAAAATAGTGTGTAAGGATGGCCCGTCAAATATTCTAACGAAAGAACAAGTGATGGAGCTAGAAGGAATAACATTAAACGTGCTTCATACACCTGGCCATTCACCAGGAAGTGTTTCTTTTTACTGTAAAGAGCTAGGAATAGTTATTGCTGGAGATACTTTATTCCAACAAGGAATTGGTAGAACAGATCTATACGGTGGATCAATGGACGTACTCATGAAATCTATACATACAAAACTACTAACATTACCTGAAGATACAGTGGTACTTTCCGGACATGGGAATGAAACAACTATTGGATGGGAAATGGAGGAGAATCCGTACTTAAATGGATTCTAG
- a CDS encoding DUF2759 domain-containing protein: protein MGFAIITALVTILALFGSFSALKNKNLMGIVFGLGTLGVFGWFTIMTVINHGYPGGH, encoded by the coding sequence ATGGGATTTGCCATAATTACAGCTCTTGTGACAATTCTTGCACTATTTGGTTCTTTTAGTGCGCTGAAAAACAAGAACTTAATGGGAATTGTTTTCGGTTTAGGTACTCTAGGGGTATTTGGTTGGTTTACAATTATGACAGTTATTAATCACGGTTATCCTGGAGGACATTAA
- a CDS encoding MTH1187 family thiamine-binding protein, with protein MAIVDVTVIPIGTDSPSVSKYVADIQKILNKKKEEGLINFELTPMSTLIEGDLAVVLQVVQEIHEAPFAKGLDRVATNIRIDDRRDKSRKMAQKIEAVQKHLD; from the coding sequence TTGGCTATTGTCGATGTAACCGTTATTCCTATTGGAACCGATTCACCTAGTGTTAGCAAATATGTTGCAGACATTCAAAAGATATTAAACAAGAAAAAAGAAGAGGGTCTTATTAATTTTGAATTAACACCTATGAGCACACTGATAGAAGGAGATCTTGCTGTTGTCTTGCAAGTCGTACAAGAAATACATGAAGCACCATTTGCTAAAGGATTAGATAGAGTTGCGACAAACATTAGAATTGATGATAGACGTGATAAATCTAGAAAAATGGCACAGAAAATAGAGGCTGTTCAAAAGCACTTAGACTAA
- a CDS encoding M14 family metallopeptidase, with product MEVKVRKGDSLWYYSQLFAIPINILLEANRDVNPTALQIGQRIKIPGYVSENYVVRAGDTFYSIANRRNVPLDGILILNQDVSPNMLQIGQRIIVPIKVISRVVTSDRAYDSAILDRDLDRLETIYPFIDRKVIGRSVEGKPIEEIIVGTGERLIQINASFHANEWITTPVLMRFLNDYLLALTNQSAIRGIDVKPLFTKNKVSFIPMVNPDGVDLVIKGPPQNKKEEILAINNGSNDFTGWKANIRGVDLNNQYPAKWEIERDRKPFKEPAPRDYPGPSPLSEPEAKVMADLANEKPFQRMLALHTQGKEFYWGYEGLEPEESQELAKDFERVSGYRSVQYVDSYAGYKDWFIQEFQQAGFTMELGRGINPLPLSQFEQIYEEMLGVFLVTLYK from the coding sequence ATGGAGGTCAAAGTTCGAAAAGGTGATTCACTATGGTATTACAGTCAGCTCTTCGCTATTCCGATAAATATCCTTCTAGAAGCTAATAGGGATGTTAATCCTACAGCATTACAAATTGGCCAGAGAATTAAGATTCCAGGGTATGTTTCGGAGAATTATGTTGTTCGAGCTGGAGATACGTTTTATTCCATTGCAAACAGGAGAAACGTCCCACTTGATGGGATCTTGATTCTTAACCAAGATGTTTCTCCAAACATGCTACAAATTGGTCAAAGAATTATTGTCCCGATAAAAGTAATTTCACGAGTGGTTACTTCCGATCGAGCCTATGATTCTGCCATATTGGATAGAGATTTGGATCGTTTAGAAACGATTTATCCCTTTATCGATAGAAAAGTCATAGGTCGAAGCGTGGAGGGTAAGCCCATTGAAGAAATCATTGTGGGAACTGGAGAGCGGTTAATTCAAATAAATGCATCCTTCCATGCCAACGAATGGATTACCACTCCGGTATTGATGAGATTTTTAAATGATTACTTATTAGCATTAACTAATCAATCCGCAATCAGAGGGATAGATGTAAAGCCTCTTTTTACAAAGAATAAAGTGTCTTTTATTCCTATGGTCAATCCAGATGGTGTTGACTTAGTCATTAAGGGACCTCCACAGAACAAGAAAGAAGAAATACTTGCAATTAATAATGGTAGTAATGATTTTACAGGATGGAAAGCAAATATAAGAGGAGTTGACTTAAACAATCAGTATCCTGCTAAGTGGGAAATAGAAAGAGACCGAAAACCTTTTAAAGAGCCTGCACCTAGGGATTATCCAGGTCCGTCTCCTTTGTCCGAGCCAGAAGCTAAAGTGATGGCTGATTTAGCAAATGAAAAGCCTTTCCAAAGAATGCTGGCACTACATACCCAAGGAAAAGAGTTTTATTGGGGGTATGAAGGATTAGAACCAGAAGAGTCACAAGAGTTAGCGAAAGACTTTGAAAGAGTGAGTGGTTACAGAAGTGTGCAGTATGTAGATAGCTATGCGGGGTATAAAGACTGGTTTATACAAGAATTTCAACAAGCAGGCTTCACAATGGAGCTAGGAAGAGGCATCAACCCTCTACCGTTATCCCAATTTGAACAGATCTACGAAGAAATGTTGGGGGTGTTTTTAGTCACGTTATATAAGTAA
- a CDS encoding LTA synthase family protein, with amino-acid sequence MTSDKKFKISFPLIAAVLLWLKTYVVYKTSFSITIENTMQEFILFLNPLPFLLIVLGLSFFMKKEKSRIRYVLITAFVTSFILYANVAYYRFFNDFLTLPVLFQTSNFADLTGSAAQEINLADILYFADFILLAVLAKWKPSFLYWNGFRFINRPVFYLVAAALLFTNVGLAETERPQLLTRTFDRELLVKNIGTYNYHLYDIYLQTKTSAQRALADGSELAEFENAIDSNYREPNKDWFGKAEGRNVIMISLESLQSFVINNEMNGHEVTPFLNSIIDDSLYFENFYHQTSQGKTSDSEFILDNSLFPTDRGAVFFTHSGNTYNSLTKELNGMNYFTNTMHANNKSFWNRDIMYDAFGYDCFYELNDYEVNEENSVGWGMKDDPFFKQSVEHMKEMPKPFASKLITLTNHHPFVLDEEDKYIPEYDSNSGTLNRYFQTVRYMDEAVKNMFQYLKDAGLYEDSIIVMYGDHYGISENHNAAMKQYLGKDVDPYVSTQLQRVPMYIHIPGVTDEGKGKTFDHVGGQVDLRPTILHLLGKDTQGDIQFGSDLLAENREDLVVLRDGRFITDEHVYAGNACYDRETGEEVDAESCETTKPRADEKLMYSDKIIYGDLLRFYGEEGVINNEELNEQFQTK; translated from the coding sequence ATGACATCCGATAAAAAATTTAAAATTAGTTTCCCATTGATTGCAGCAGTCTTACTTTGGTTAAAAACGTATGTAGTGTATAAAACAAGTTTTAGTATTACTATTGAAAACACGATGCAAGAGTTTATTTTATTTTTAAATCCACTCCCATTCTTGCTGATCGTTTTAGGCTTATCTTTCTTTATGAAGAAAGAAAAATCGCGTATTAGATATGTACTGATAACAGCTTTTGTTACGTCATTTATTCTATATGCAAACGTTGCATATTACCGTTTCTTTAATGACTTTTTAACATTACCAGTATTATTTCAAACAAGTAACTTTGCTGATTTAACTGGTTCTGCTGCACAAGAAATAAATTTGGCAGATATTCTGTATTTTGCAGACTTTATTTTATTGGCAGTACTAGCTAAATGGAAGCCTTCATTCTTATATTGGAATGGTTTCCGCTTTATTAATCGTCCAGTGTTCTATCTAGTTGCTGCAGCTTTACTTTTTACGAATGTAGGACTAGCAGAAACTGAAAGACCACAACTATTAACACGTACATTTGACCGAGAATTGCTTGTAAAGAATATCGGTACGTACAACTATCATTTATATGATATTTATTTACAAACAAAAACTTCTGCTCAACGTGCACTAGCAGATGGAAGTGAGTTAGCGGAATTTGAAAATGCTATAGATTCAAACTACCGTGAACCTAACAAAGATTGGTTTGGTAAGGCGGAAGGTCGAAATGTTATTATGATTTCTTTGGAATCATTACAGTCATTTGTTATTAATAATGAAATGAATGGACATGAAGTAACACCATTCTTAAATTCCATCATTGACGATAGTTTGTACTTTGAGAATTTCTATCATCAAACATCACAAGGGAAGACTTCTGATTCTGAATTTATCTTAGATAATTCCTTATTCCCAACAGACCGTGGTGCAGTATTCTTTACACATTCAGGAAATACGTATAACTCCTTAACAAAAGAGTTAAATGGTATGAATTATTTTACTAATACAATGCACGCAAATAATAAGAGTTTCTGGAACCGTGACATTATGTATGATGCGTTTGGTTATGATTGTTTTTATGAATTAAATGACTATGAAGTAAATGAAGAAAACTCCGTTGGTTGGGGTATGAAAGATGATCCATTCTTTAAACAATCTGTTGAACATATGAAGGAAATGCCAAAACCATTTGCTTCTAAGTTAATTACACTTACAAATCATCACCCATTTGTATTGGATGAAGAAGATAAGTATATTCCAGAATATGATTCAAATTCAGGTACTTTGAACCGTTATTTCCAAACAGTTCGTTATATGGACGAAGCTGTTAAGAATATGTTCCAATATCTTAAAGATGCTGGTTTATATGAAGATTCTATTATTGTTATGTATGGTGACCACTATGGAATTTCAGAAAACCACAACGCTGCTATGAAACAATACCTTGGAAAAGATGTAGATCCATATGTAAGTACTCAGCTACAGCGTGTACCTATGTATATTCACATTCCTGGTGTTACAGATGAAGGAAAAGGTAAAACGTTTGATCACGTTGGAGGGCAAGTTGATTTACGCCCAACTATTCTTCACCTACTAGGTAAGGATACACAAGGCGATATTCAATTTGGTTCCGATCTATTAGCGGAAAATCGTGAGGACTTAGTGGTACTTCGAGACGGCCGTTTCATTACAGATGAACATGTGTATGCTGGAAATGCATGCTATGATCGTGAAACTGGTGAAGAAGTGGATGCTGAAAGCTGTGAAACGACAAAACCTCGTGCAGATGAAAAGCTAATGTACTCTGATAAGATTATTTATGGTGATCTACTTCGTTTCTACGGAGAAGAAGGGGTTATCAATAACGAAGAACTAAATGAGCAATTCCAAACGAAGTAA
- a CDS encoding ROK family glucokinase, with protein sequence MNEQWLVGVDLGGTTTKLAFLNTYGEIQHKWEIPTDTSNKGSQIVTNIAKAIDKKLEELDHEKTKLKGIGMGAPGPVDMNKGIIYTAVNLGWEDNYPLKDRLEVETGLPAVIDNDANVAALGEMWKGAGNGAKDLIAVTLGTGVGGGVIANGDIVHGTKGAAGEIGHITVIPEGGAPCNCGKTGCLETVASATGVVRLALNELSSTDTPSNLRDLLEQGNDISAKDVFDQAREGDAVARKVVDQLATYLGLATANLANALNPEKIVIGGGVSKAGDILLSSVTEKFKKFAFGPVATSTNLSIATLGNDAGVIGSAWLVKTKLK encoded by the coding sequence ATGAATGAACAATGGTTAGTTGGAGTAGACTTGGGTGGTACTACAACAAAATTAGCTTTCTTAAATACATATGGTGAAATACAACATAAATGGGAAATACCAACGGACACATCAAATAAGGGAAGTCAAATTGTCACAAACATTGCAAAAGCAATTGATAAAAAGCTAGAAGAATTAGATCATGAAAAAACAAAATTAAAAGGTATTGGAATGGGAGCTCCAGGTCCAGTAGACATGAATAAAGGAATTATCTATACAGCAGTGAACTTAGGGTGGGAAGACAACTATCCACTAAAAGATCGCTTAGAAGTAGAAACTGGTCTACCAGCGGTTATTGATAATGACGCAAACGTTGCTGCACTAGGTGAAATGTGGAAAGGTGCTGGTAATGGAGCTAAAGATCTTATTGCTGTAACTCTAGGAACCGGTGTAGGTGGTGGAGTTATTGCTAATGGCGATATAGTTCATGGTACGAAAGGTGCTGCTGGTGAAATAGGGCATATTACCGTAATTCCAGAAGGTGGTGCACCATGTAATTGTGGAAAAACTGGGTGTCTTGAAACCGTTGCTTCTGCTACAGGTGTAGTACGATTAGCGTTAAATGAGTTAAGCTCCACAGATACTCCGTCAAACTTACGCGATTTGTTGGAACAAGGAAATGACATTAGTGCAAAAGACGTTTTTGATCAAGCACGTGAAGGAGATGCAGTTGCACGTAAAGTTGTTGATCAATTAGCAACTTACTTAGGTTTAGCAACCGCTAACTTAGCTAATGCATTAAATCCTGAAAAAATTGTTATTGGCGGAGGAGTGTCGAAAGCTGGCGACATTTTATTATCTTCTGTTACAGAGAAGTTTAAGAAGTTTGCTTTTGGGCCAGTTGCTACAAGTACTAATCTTTCCATTGCTACATTAGGGAATGATGCCGGTGTTATTGGCTCCGCATGGTTAGTTAAGACGAAGCTTAAGTAA
- a CDS encoding YqgQ family protein, translating to MKTFYDVQQLLKRFGTIIYTKDRLADLELMEMEIRDLYDAGVLERQDFQMALLLLRQEQSKLKR from the coding sequence TTGAAAACGTTTTATGATGTCCAGCAACTGTTAAAGCGATTCGGCACAATTATATATACAAAAGATCGCTTGGCGGATCTTGAATTAATGGAAATGGAAATTAGAGATCTATATGATGCAGGAGTTCTTGAACGACAAGACTTTCAAATGGCGTTATTACTTTTACGACAAGAACAATCAAAATTAAAAAGATAG